The genomic segment CTTCTCCTAGTAAAACGACTTGTTGATTTTCCCGAAGCATCGTTTTTAACGCATCATTGACTGCTTGAACGAACGAAAGCGTCTTCGTCTTTACGATAGTTGTCATACGACTCCCCCTCCTTTCCAAGCAAAGTAAGCTTTTTTCTGCTCTTCAATCGTCCATGTTGGCTCAGCAAATACATGCTTAAACATATTTTCGGGATCAGCTTTTGGGAAGGACTCCATTTCACGAACAGCATGATCAATTTCCTGTGTAACTTCTTCTTGTACCTTTTTTGCCCATACTTCGTCGAACCAACCTTCATTTTTCATTAAGCGTTCAAGCCGTAAAATCGGGTCTGACTGTTCCCGTCTCTTTTCGCTTTCTTCTTGATTTCGGTATTTCGTCGGGTCATCTGCTGTTGTGTGAGCTCCGTAACGCCATGTAACGGCTTCAATTAACGTCGGTCCTTCACCGTTTCTTGCTCTCTCAAGCGCTTTTTTCGTTTCAAAGTACACAGCAAACACATCATTTCCATCGACACGAACACCGTATATATCATAGGCGAGCGCTTTTTGGGCGATGGTTTTCGATTTCATTTGGCGTGTGATGGGTACCGAAATCGCATATTGGTTGTTTTGGTTAAAAAATACAACTGGAGCATGAAAAACGCTCGCAAAATTTAATCCTTCATGAAAATCTCCTTCGGATGTTGCTCCATCACCGAAATACACAATTACTGCATTCGTTGTCCCTTTTCGTTTTTCTGCAAGCGCCGTCCCAGCAGCATGCGGAATTTGGGTAGCGATTGGTACACTTGGCGGCATAATTTTTTTCCCTTTCGGAGGAACACACCCTTCGTTTCGACCGTTCCAAAATAATAAAATGTTGGTTAACGAATGTCCAAATGTCATGGTCGCCCCATGATCGCGATAGGTAGGAAACATCCAATCTCCTTCCTCTAAGGCAAGGGCACTTCCTACTTGAGACGCTTCTTGTCCTTCATAAGGGGCATATGTTCCAATACGGCCTTGGCGCTGTAAACTTATACACTTTCTGTCAAACGTCCGTGTTCGTATTAAATGACGGTAAAATGTCATGGAAAGCTCTCTCGTAACATGATGACGCCATTCATCTACTACAACATTTCCGTAATGATCGATGACTTGAATAAGTGGAAATTGCTTTTCCATTCTGTCCCCTCTTTCTATTAAACTTATAGGCGAATATCCCATTTCGGTCGCTTTTTATGTGTAAAGAAGTTATTTCTTGATTTACGTAGCTCAATACGTTGTTCACAAAACCGATTCGCTGCCTCAACAGTTGTCATTCGCTCATTTTCTGCTTCTTTATAAATGTTAAGAAGGGTTGTGTAAATTCCTTTTGTTTTTTGTAATACGCGCTCTTTATTCGGTTCATATAATTCATCTGCTACTTGAATTAATCCACCCGCATTTACGATATAATCAGGAGCATATAAAATGCCTTTATTTTGAAGCATCTTGCCGTGACGGATATCTAATAGCTGGTTATTTGCCGACCCCACAATGGCTTTTACTCGAAACAAATCAATTGTGTCATCGTTAACGACATTTCCAAATGCACACGGAACAAATACATCTGCATCCGTTTTATAAATTTCTTCCCCTTTCACTACCTTTACCGTTGCCCCCAGTTCTTTTGCTCGCAATAACACTTTTTGAATCGCTTCATCATTTAAATCACAAACATATAAATCCGCTCCTTCTTCAAGAAGACGAATGGCAACTTTAGATCCGACTTTGCCGAGTCCTTGAATCGCGTAAGTTTTTCCTGCCAGTCCATCACTTCCAAAGACCACTTGATTGGTCGCTTGAATTCCGTAAATGACACCTAATGCTGTTGGGACAGACGAATCGCCGCTTCCCCCATATTCTTCACTGACACCAACAATACAGTTTGTTTCTTTTAATGCATGAACAAAATCATCTGGTGTGGTCCCCATGTCCGTTCCTGTATAAAACCTACCGTTTAACGATTCCACAAATTGACCAAATGCCCGGAACAATTCTGGAGTTTTATCTTTTTGTGGATCACCTATAATTACTGCTTTTCCACCACCAAAATCTACGTCTGCTGCTGCGCATTTATATGTCATCCCTTTTGATAGACGGAGTACATCAAACAAGGCATCGTCTACTGTTTTATAGGGTTGCATCCGACAGCCGCCTAGTGCTGGGCCAAGAGTTGTATTATGAATCGCAATAATCGCTTTTAATCCTGTTTTTTCATCGTTACAAAAAATCACTTGTTCATGCTCACTCATTAGAGAGAAAATATCCATGGATCCGTCTTTCGAAAGCGTTTTCATAGCGGTTTGCAACGATACCATCCTTTCTTGTTAAAACTAGAACCCCTATCTAAGACTTCTGAGTCAGAAGCATTTCTTTAATTTCTTGCTTTGGTAGGATGACTTGTTTTACTTCACCGATTCCTATTAAACGTTTTTTGTTTTTCGCCTCTACTTTTGTAATCACTACATTATCTTTCAATTCTGTTAAGGTAGCTGTAACTGTGACCACTTCTCCTTCTGTCGTGGGAGCAACGTGCTTCACACTCACTGCTGCTCCAATCCCTTCTTCGTTATCTTCTAAATATGGTAAAATAATTTTTCTTGAAGCCCATTCCATGTGATATACCATCGAAACGGTGGAATAGGCAGGATGGATTACATTTCCTTCAAATTGCGCAAACATCTCGGGTGTAACAATTGCCTCTACCGTCGCTGTTTGCCCCACTTCAATACCTGGTTTCATTCCATCTCCTCCTAAAATACAAAACACCAAATATAACATTGGTTTTACGTTATACTTTAATAATGTCATATAAATGAAGATTAAATTTAATAAAGTCACTATTAACTTAAAATAGCTCGATCACTTGCCATTTGTTCTCCACGAATTCGTTGAAATTCATGCAACAATTTTTCAACAGTTAGCTGTTTCTTTTCTTGTGCATTTACTTCAAAAATAATTTGTCCTTTATCCATCATAATAAGGCGATTGCCTAACTCAATGGCTTGTTGCATATTGTGCGTGACCATTAACGTCGTTAAATGGTATTTCTCGACAATGTCTTTTGTTAATTGGGTAATTAATTCGGCTCTAGAAGGGTCAAGGGCTGCTGTATGTTCATCTAAAAGTAGAATCTGTGGTTCGGTAAACGTAGCCATTAAAAGTGACAATGCTTGCCGCTCACCACCAGATAATAATCCTACTTTTGCATTTAAACGATTTTCTAAACCAAGATGGAGCGTTTGGAGGACTTCTCGAAAAAATTCTCTTCTTTTTTTGGTGACACCTCGCTTAAAAGTTCGGGAATTAATTCGGGAAAATGCGATTGCCAGGTTCTCTTCAATCGTCATACTCGGTGCCGTCCCTGCCATTGGATCTTGAAAAACTCTCCCAATATATCGGGAACGCTGATATTCTGGTAGATTTGTCACGTCATTTCCATCAATAAACACACTACCTTCATCCGGAAATAATACACCCGAAATTACGTTCATAAGCGTTGATTTTCCTGCCCCATTACTGCCGATAATCGTTACAAAATCTCCTTTATTTAACGTCAGGCTAACATTGTTAAGGGCTATTTTTTCATCAGGTGTTCCTTCATTAAACACTTTAAAGATCTGATTTAACTGCAACATGGCTTTCATCCTTTCCGCCTTCAACACGCAAGCGGTTTAATCTCTTTTTTTCCTTTTGTTTCTTTTCTTTATGACTGCGAATTAGTTGCGGTAAGATCAGCGCTAAAATCACAATAGATGCAGTGATGAGCTTCACGTCACCTGTCTCAAGAAATTGCGCACGCAATGCTAAACTTACAACAATCCGGTAGATGACAGCTCCCCCAATAACGGCAAGCGTTGCTCTTGCGATCGTTTTTGTTCCAAATAACGCTTCTCCAATAATGACGGAGGCTAAACCGATAATAATCATCCCAATTCCCATGCCGACATCAGCAAAAGCGCCGTACTGGGCAATTAACGCCCCACTAAAGGCCACCATAGCATTCGACAAGCCTAATCCTAAAATAATAAACATGTTTGTATTTGCCGAAAAGCTGCGAATCATTCGTTTATTATTACCGGTAGCTCGTAGTGCTAAGCCAATTTCAGTTTGCAAAAACCAATCAGTAAACCACTTAAATAACAATGTTACGATAATCATAATCGTGAGAATACCCCATGTTTTTGGCAACGAACCTTCGATTCCAATGA from the Bacillus sp. (in: firmicutes) genome contains:
- the pdhA gene encoding pyruvate dehydrogenase (acetyl-transferring) E1 component subunit alpha, translated to MEKQFPLIQVIDHYGNVVVDEWRHHVTRELSMTFYRHLIRTRTFDRKCISLQRQGRIGTYAPYEGQEASQVGSALALEEGDWMFPTYRDHGATMTFGHSLTNILLFWNGRNEGCVPPKGKKIMPPSVPIATQIPHAAGTALAEKRKGTTNAVIVYFGDGATSEGDFHEGLNFASVFHAPVVFFNQNNQYAISVPITRQMKSKTIAQKALAYDIYGVRVDGNDVFAVYFETKKALERARNGEGPTLIEAVTWRYGAHTTADDPTKYRNQEESEKRREQSDPILRLERLMKNEGWFDEVWAKKVQEEVTQEIDHAVREMESFPKADPENMFKHVFAEPTWTIEEQKKAYFAWKGGGVV
- a CDS encoding thioesterase, producing the protein MKPGIEVGQTATVEAIVTPEMFAQFEGNVIHPAYSTVSMVYHMEWASRKIILPYLEDNEEGIGAAVSVKHVAPTTEGEVVTVTATLTELKDNVVITKVEAKNKKRLIGIGEVKQVILPKQEIKEMLLTQKS
- a CDS encoding ABC transporter ATP-binding protein: MLQLNQIFKVFNEGTPDEKIALNNVSLTLNKGDFVTIIGSNGAGKSTLMNVISGVLFPDEGSVFIDGNDVTNLPEYQRSRYIGRVFQDPMAGTAPSMTIEENLAIAFSRINSRTFKRGVTKKRREFFREVLQTLHLGLENRLNAKVGLLSGGERQALSLLMATFTEPQILLLDEHTAALDPSRAELITQLTKDIVEKYHLTTLMVTHNMQQAIELGNRLIMMDKGQIIFEVNAQEKKQLTVEKLLHEFQRIRGEQMASDRAILS
- a CDS encoding ABC transporter permease, with product MFTAIFGSIESGVIYAIMALGVYLSFRILDFPDLTVDGSFVTGAATAATLIVSGVNPFLATVAALLVGFVAGSITGLLHTAGKINALLSGILMMIALYSINLRIMGRSNIPLLNEETVFTTIRDSWSVLNIDPALNHLLTIIGIEGSLPKTWGILTIMIIVTLLFKWFTDWFLQTEIGLALRATGNNKRMIRSFSANTNMFIILGLGLSNAMVAFSGALIAQYGAFADVGMGIGMIIIGLASVIIGEALFGTKTIARATLAVIGGAVIYRIVVSLALRAQFLETGDVKLITASIVILALILPQLIRSHKEKKQKEKKRLNRLRVEGGKDESHVAVKSDL
- a CDS encoding Glu/Leu/Phe/Val dehydrogenase, which codes for MKTLSKDGSMDIFSLMSEHEQVIFCNDEKTGLKAIIAIHNTTLGPALGGCRMQPYKTVDDALFDVLRLSKGMTYKCAAADVDFGGGKAVIIGDPQKDKTPELFRAFGQFVESLNGRFYTGTDMGTTPDDFVHALKETNCIVGVSEEYGGSGDSSVPTALGVIYGIQATNQVVFGSDGLAGKTYAIQGLGKVGSKVAIRLLEEGADLYVCDLNDEAIQKVLLRAKELGATVKVVKGEEIYKTDADVFVPCAFGNVVNDDTIDLFRVKAIVGSANNQLLDIRHGKMLQNKGILYAPDYIVNAGGLIQVADELYEPNKERVLQKTKGIYTTLLNIYKEAENERMTTVEAANRFCEQRIELRKSRNNFFTHKKRPKWDIRL